The Pygocentrus nattereri isolate fPygNat1 chromosome 2, fPygNat1.pri, whole genome shotgun sequence genome has a window encoding:
- the si:ch211-1o7.2 gene encoding ankyrin repeat domain-containing protein 53 isoform X1, whose amino-acid sequence MAGVSLVPQKVRWLQRADDIFQAAVCGDQEWLRFSLKRAQSPSQPNKQGLTVLHVSAQHGRLDCMKLLVDSHCVDVNASCPRGRRPLHMVLSPQSKPHSHACLIYLLQNGAQHNVSTDEGLTPLHMAAAEGLRECVESLVEVGADTHACDSRGHTPLDLARIWGHRVVARFLKNAMWQRDKKEDMERQKALQNLRQDLIRMYRSVEAKEKVAREAINEQKVSEWAEKKGLPLLPFTTPVRGTWTLSHGSCLSSEPLKTKSKKKHNSSAQREAWNISPNPSKPPPASTSRPQEVRMGIHPEEAPPEPDLHQRMTLRCNEDGHIHYTTSWDKVPQPVPALPLDVIKKGLFPSAFLSRITSPLQFHASSVLDLPHQGCTTRPGASPWTEVAMHLAEELEQGHY is encoded by the exons ATGGCAGGCGTGAG TCTGGTTCCTCAGAAGGTGCGCTGGCTGCAGAGGGCAGATGATATATTTCAGGCTGCGGTGTGTGGAGATCAGGAATGGCTCCGGTTCAGCCTAAAGAGAGCACAGTCACCCTCACAGCCAAACAAACAG GGTCTCACTGTGCTCCATGTGTCTGCTCAGCATGGTCGGCTGGACTGCATGAAGCTGCTTGTGGATTCTCATTGTGTGGATGTGAATGCCAGTTGTCCGCGTGGGCGAAGACCCCTGCACATGGTGCTCAGTCCACAGAGCAAACCACACTCACATGCCTGCCTCATATACCTGCTACAGAATGGAGCCCAGCACAATGT ATCCACAGATGAAGGACTGACCCCTCTGCATATGGCTGCAGCTGAAGGcctgagagagtgtgtggaaTCGCTGGTTGAGGTTGGAGCAGACACACACGCATGTGACAGCAGAGGACACACACCCCTGGACCTTGCTCGCATCTGGGGTCATAGGGTTGTTGCCAG GTTTCTGAAGAATGCCATGTGGCAGAGGGATAAAAAGGAAGACATGGAGAGACAAAAAGCACTGCAGAATCTCAGACAGGATCTCATCAGGATGTACCGGAGTGTAGAGGCCAAGGAGAAG GTGGCCAGAGAGGCTATAAATGAGCAGAAAGTGTCTGAGTGGGCTGAGAAGAAAGGGCTTCCTTTACTTCCTTTTACGACTCCTGTGAGGGGCACATGGACATTAAGCCATGGCTCCTGCTTATctagtgagcctctgaaaacaaaaagcaaaaagaaacacAACTCAAGTGCACAAAGAGAAGCATGGAACATCTCTCCTAATCCATCCAAACCTCCTCCAGCTAGCACCAGTCGGCCACAGGAGGTGCGAATGGGAATCCATCCAGAGGAAGCACCACCAGAGCCAGATCTGCATCAAAGGATGACGCTGAGGTGTAATGAGGATGGCCACATCCACTACACTACCTCATGGGACAAGGTTCCACAGCCAGTTCCTGCCTTGCCACTGGACGTCATTAAGAAGGGCCTGTTTCCGTCCGCTTTCCTCTCCCGAATCACTTCTCCACTGCAATTCCATGCAAGCAGTGTGCTGGACCTGCCACATCAAGGTTGCACCACACGACCAGGAGCTTCACCATGGACTGAAGTGGCAATGCACCTGGCAGAAGAGCTGGAGCAGGGCCATTACTAA
- the si:ch211-1o7.2 gene encoding ankyrin repeat domain-containing protein 53 isoform X2 produces MAPVQPKESTVTLTAKQTGSHCAPCVCSAWSAGLHEAACGFSLCGCECQLSAWAKTPAHAEGLRECVESLVEVGADTHACDSRGHTPLDLARIWGHRVVARFLKNAMWQRDKKEDMERQKALQNLRQDLIRMYRSVEAKEKVAREAINEQKVSEWAEKKGLPLLPFTTPVRGTWTLSHGSCLSSEPLKTKSKKKHNSSAQREAWNISPNPSKPPPASTSRPQEVRMGIHPEEAPPEPDLHQRMTLRCNEDGHIHYTTSWDKVPQPVPALPLDVIKKGLFPSAFLSRITSPLQFHASSVLDLPHQGCTTRPGASPWTEVAMHLAEELEQGHY; encoded by the exons ATGGCTCCGGTTCAGCCTAAAGAGAGCACAGTCACCCTCACAGCCAAACAAACAG GGTCTCACTGTGCTCCATGTGTCTGCTCAGCATGGTCGGCTGGACTGCATGAAGCTGCTTGTGGATTCTCATTGTGTGGATGTGAATGCCAGTTGTCCGCGTGGGCGAAGACCCCTGCACATG CTGAAGGcctgagagagtgtgtggaaTCGCTGGTTGAGGTTGGAGCAGACACACACGCATGTGACAGCAGAGGACACACACCCCTGGACCTTGCTCGCATCTGGGGTCATAGGGTTGTTGCCAG GTTTCTGAAGAATGCCATGTGGCAGAGGGATAAAAAGGAAGACATGGAGAGACAAAAAGCACTGCAGAATCTCAGACAGGATCTCATCAGGATGTACCGGAGTGTAGAGGCCAAGGAGAAG GTGGCCAGAGAGGCTATAAATGAGCAGAAAGTGTCTGAGTGGGCTGAGAAGAAAGGGCTTCCTTTACTTCCTTTTACGACTCCTGTGAGGGGCACATGGACATTAAGCCATGGCTCCTGCTTATctagtgagcctctgaaaacaaaaagcaaaaagaaacacAACTCAAGTGCACAAAGAGAAGCATGGAACATCTCTCCTAATCCATCCAAACCTCCTCCAGCTAGCACCAGTCGGCCACAGGAGGTGCGAATGGGAATCCATCCAGAGGAAGCACCACCAGAGCCAGATCTGCATCAAAGGATGACGCTGAGGTGTAATGAGGATGGCCACATCCACTACACTACCTCATGGGACAAGGTTCCACAGCCAGTTCCTGCCTTGCCACTGGACGTCATTAAGAAGGGCCTGTTTCCGTCCGCTTTCCTCTCCCGAATCACTTCTCCACTGCAATTCCATGCAAGCAGTGTGCTGGACCTGCCACATCAAGGTTGCACCACACGACCAGGAGCTTCACCATGGACTGAAGTGGCAATGCACCTGGCAGAAGAGCTGGAGCAGGGCCATTACTAA
- the tex261 gene encoding protein TEX261 isoform X2 encodes MLLPLLRGICTRGQVQFIKRAAGLYYLAELIEEYTVATSRIIKYMILFSTGVLAGLYLFEGFPTLMIGVGLFTNLVYFGLLQTFPYIMLSSPNFILSCILVVINHYMAFQYFAEEYYAFSEVLAYFTICLWVIPFSFFVSLSAGENVLPSTMQQGDDVVSNYFTKGKRGKRSGILLIFSFLKEAVLPSRQKMY; translated from the exons ATGCTGCTTCCACTGCTTCGTGGCATTTGCACAAGAGGCCAGGTCCAGTTTATTAAACGAG CTGCAGGTCTATATTACTTGGCAGAGTTGATAGAGGAGTACACAGTCGCCACCAGTCgaataataaaatacatgatACTG TTCTCCACAGGTGTGTTGGCAGGGCTGTACCTGTTTGAAGGCTTCCCTACACTAATGATTGGAGTTGGCCTCTTCACTAACCTTGTTTACTTTGGGCTGCTGCAGACCTTCCCCTACATCATGCTCAGCTCACCAAACTTTATCCTGTCTTGTA tacTAGTGGTGATTAATCACTATATGGCCTTTCAATACTTTGCAGAGGAGTACTATGCCTTCTCAGAG GTCTTGGCGTACTTCACAATTTGCTTGTGGGTGATaccattttctttctttgtatcCCTCTCTGCTGGAGAAAATGTTCTCCCATCCACCATGCAGCAAGGAG ATGATGTGGTGTCAAACTACTTCACGAAAGGGAAGAGGGGCAAACGCTCAGGGATCCTTTTGATCTTCTCCTTCCTGAAGGAGGCCGTTTTGCCAAGCCGACAGAAAATGTACTGA
- the tex261 gene encoding protein TEX261 isoform X1, which translates to MWFIYVLSWLSLVIQISFVTLAIAAGLYYLAELIEEYTVATSRIIKYMILFSTGVLAGLYLFEGFPTLMIGVGLFTNLVYFGLLQTFPYIMLSSPNFILSCILVVINHYMAFQYFAEEYYAFSEVLAYFTICLWVIPFSFFVSLSAGENVLPSTMQQGDDVVSNYFTKGKRGKRSGILLIFSFLKEAVLPSRQKMY; encoded by the exons ATGTGGTTTATTTATGTGCTCAGCTGGCTGTCGTTGGTGATACAGATATCCTTTGTTACTCTCGCTATTG CTGCAGGTCTATATTACTTGGCAGAGTTGATAGAGGAGTACACAGTCGCCACCAGTCgaataataaaatacatgatACTG TTCTCCACAGGTGTGTTGGCAGGGCTGTACCTGTTTGAAGGCTTCCCTACACTAATGATTGGAGTTGGCCTCTTCACTAACCTTGTTTACTTTGGGCTGCTGCAGACCTTCCCCTACATCATGCTCAGCTCACCAAACTTTATCCTGTCTTGTA tacTAGTGGTGATTAATCACTATATGGCCTTTCAATACTTTGCAGAGGAGTACTATGCCTTCTCAGAG GTCTTGGCGTACTTCACAATTTGCTTGTGGGTGATaccattttctttctttgtatcCCTCTCTGCTGGAGAAAATGTTCTCCCATCCACCATGCAGCAAGGAG ATGATGTGGTGTCAAACTACTTCACGAAAGGGAAGAGGGGCAAACGCTCAGGGATCCTTTTGATCTTCTCCTTCCTGAAGGAGGCCGTTTTGCCAAGCCGACAGAAAATGTACTGA